A genomic region of Dermochelys coriacea isolate rDerCor1 chromosome 18, rDerCor1.pri.v4, whole genome shotgun sequence contains the following coding sequences:
- the VAMP3 gene encoding vesicle-associated membrane protein 3, whose protein sequence is MSTSGPGSSSNASGSNRRLQQTQHQVDEVVDIMRVNVDKVLERDQKLSELDDRADALQAGASQFETSAAKLKRKYWWKNCKMWAILIAVVLIIIIIIIVWSVSS, encoded by the exons GTCAACAAGTGGCCCTGGAAGCTCAAGTAATGCCTCTGGCAGTAATCGTCGCCTTCAGCAGACACAACACCAAGTAGATGAG GTGGTTGATATCATGAGAGTGAATGTGGACAAGGTGTTGGAACGAGATCAGAAGCTGTCAGAGTTGGATGACCGTGCTGACGCACTGCAGGCGGGAGCTTCCCAATTTGAGACCAGTGCTGCCAAGCTGAAAAGAAAGTATTGGTGGAAGAACTGTAAG ATGTGGGCAATATTGATAGCAGTTgttctcatcatcatcatcatcatcatcg TCTGGAGTGTGTCCTCATGA